The Bradyrhizobium sp. WBAH42 genome includes a window with the following:
- a CDS encoding tetratricopeptide repeat protein, with translation MRTFRRATVAFVLGAAALAAPAFAFDGAPVNPKDATIPVVTTLPGAAGAVRTKVPPAVATQETSLSALQYAAEGGHPIAQWKLGRMYANGDGVAQDDLRAFEYFSRIANAHAEDSPSAPQAQIVANAFVALGRYYLAGIPNSKVKADPDRAREMFSYAASYFGNADAQYDLARLYLKTPDASREDYRYGARWLGLAAQKGQHQAQALLGQMLFNGDRLPRQAARGLMWLTLARDSAGADEVWIKESYNRAFAKASDDDRAMALQMLEQWVQGRRE, from the coding sequence ATGCGGACATTTAGGCGTGCCACAGTTGCGTTTGTGTTGGGGGCGGCTGCGCTGGCCGCGCCGGCGTTCGCCTTCGACGGTGCGCCGGTCAACCCGAAGGACGCCACCATCCCGGTCGTGACGACCTTGCCCGGCGCTGCGGGTGCGGTGCGCACCAAGGTTCCGCCTGCGGTCGCGACCCAGGAAACCTCGCTCAGCGCCTTGCAATATGCTGCCGAGGGCGGCCACCCGATCGCGCAGTGGAAGCTCGGCCGCATGTACGCCAACGGCGACGGCGTCGCCCAGGACGATCTGCGTGCCTTCGAATATTTCAGCCGGATCGCCAACGCGCATGCCGAGGACAGCCCGTCGGCGCCGCAGGCGCAGATCGTGGCCAACGCCTTCGTTGCGCTCGGCCGGTACTATCTGGCCGGCATCCCGAATTCGAAGGTCAAGGCCGATCCGGACCGCGCCCGGGAGATGTTTTCCTATGCCGCATCCTATTTCGGCAATGCGGATGCGCAGTACGACCTCGCTCGTCTGTACCTGAAGACCCCGGACGCCTCGCGCGAGGACTACCGTTATGGCGCGCGCTGGCTTGGCCTCGCCGCGCAGAAGGGCCAGCACCAGGCCCAGGCGCTGCTCGGCCAGATGCTGTTCAACGGCGACCGCCTGCCGCGGCAGGCCGCGCGCGGCCTGATGTGGCTGACGCTGGCGCGCGACAGCGCCGGCGCCGACGAGGTCTGGATCAAGGAAAGCTACAACCGCGCCTTCGCGAAGGCCTCCGACGACGACCGCGCCATGGCCCTGCAAATGCTGGAGCAGTGGGTGCAGGGGCGTCGGGAGTAA